One window of Salegentibacter sp. Hel_I_6 genomic DNA carries:
- a CDS encoding cell wall metabolism sensor histidine kinase WalK: MAKQFKRSYKFAIKTSLYITLFLSVVLAGFAHFTNGFIAGPFFAFVLITYFTCFFILQYRVEHFIYKRIKKIYDNVALLESTTIKPSQVTTDMATLTREVEKFTKDKKLEIETLKVREEYRKEFMGNVSHELKTPLFTVQGYILTLLDGAMKDKAVRKKYLQRASKGVERLIYIVRDLDMITKLETGDLHLEKEDFNIVELIESSFDLLEMKASKKNISLTFDIDYEEPIWVYGDRDRIQQVLTNLIVNSIKYGKEDGTTEISIENLIKNKVIVRVTDNGEGIIKENLPRVFERFYRVDKSGSRKEGGSGLGLSIVKHIIEAHDEKIYVESVFGVGSEFSFTLEKSKNIPEIDAEIKAAKS; encoded by the coding sequence ATGGCAAAACAGTTTAAGCGCTCATATAAATTCGCAATAAAGACTTCACTTTATATCACACTTTTTTTGAGTGTGGTTTTGGCGGGTTTTGCTCATTTTACAAACGGATTTATTGCCGGGCCGTTCTTTGCCTTTGTGCTTATCACTTATTTCACCTGTTTTTTTATACTTCAATATAGGGTAGAGCATTTTATTTACAAGCGAATTAAAAAGATCTACGATAACGTCGCACTCTTAGAGTCTACCACAATAAAACCCAGCCAGGTTACTACAGATATGGCTACCCTTACCCGTGAAGTTGAAAAATTCACCAAAGACAAAAAACTGGAAATTGAAACCCTAAAAGTAAGGGAGGAATATAGAAAAGAGTTTATGGGTAATGTTTCTCATGAACTTAAAACACCGCTGTTTACTGTTCAGGGTTATATTCTCACGCTACTTGATGGCGCTATGAAGGATAAAGCAGTTAGAAAAAAATACTTGCAGCGTGCCAGTAAAGGAGTGGAGCGACTTATTTATATAGTGAGAGATCTGGATATGATCACCAAACTTGAAACCGGGGATCTGCATTTGGAAAAAGAGGATTTTAATATTGTAGAGCTTATAGAGAGTTCTTTCGATCTGTTAGAAATGAAAGCTTCTAAAAAGAATATAAGCCTAACTTTTGATATTGATTACGAAGAGCCGATTTGGGTTTATGGTGACCGGGACAGAATTCAGCAGGTATTGACTAACCTTATTGTAAATTCTATTAAATACGGAAAAGAAGACGGCACCACCGAAATAAGTATTGAAAACCTCATTAAAAATAAAGTAATTGTGAGGGTTACCGATAATGGAGAAGGAATAATAAAAGAAAATCTTCCTCGTGTTTTTGAACGTTTTTACCGGGTAGATAAAAGCGGCTCCAGGAAAGAAGGTGGCTCTGGCTTAGGACTTTCTATTGTAAAACACATTATTGAAGCTCACGATGAAAAAATTTACGTGGAAAGTGTTTTTGGTGTGGGCAGCGAATTTTCATTTACGCTGGAAAAGAGCAAAAACATCCCTGAAATTGACGCTGAAATTAAAGCTGCTAAATCCTGA
- a CDS encoding TonB-dependent receptor, which yields MKNYLFIVSVIILSITMQAQDETTGTIAGKLSDNEVEGQPLPFANVIIKETNKGTTSDFDGLYSLKNIEPGTYTVEFSFVGYETLQIPNVEVIAGKVTEINTGLGASAAALDEVVISTVSRQDSEVALLLEQKGAIQIKESIGAQELARKGVGDAQGAVNKMAGVSKQEGVKNVFVRGLGDRYNSTTLNGLPLPSEDPEYKNIALEFFDSNIIRSVGINKTFQTDVYGDFAGANLNINSKELYGAEDIQVSIGSSVNSLAVTRNDFQKVDGANWFGYGMKNTSPISSLENYNFDNNWATSNYSTPINTSATIQLGKKFKIGENNLKTMFVASMKNDYSFREGNTKVVNAQGLPLRDLDFQTYLYDVTQILMGNASYEFNKNKISFNSLYIHSNSQSVGTYFGQSANISEETDDAAYIKRQQVNDNNIFVNQLLTTFSLTEDLELEANVGYNITRADEPDRRQNTFVYNETNQNYRVAVGTPGYNLRFFSELKEDEVVGHLNLAYGLGSKNEDGISPAQINLGYDYRNTDRNFEFLQFNHDFPTPALINIENPDLLFNQENLSDGTFRLVTNSGFGDAFNPLDPFFYEGEKDIHAAYLNGNFSFSDSFIVSAGLRVENVKQYVNWNTNISSSENQLNVDPSTLDETYFLPSITSRYSFNENSILRLVGSKTYTFPQFKEVAPFLYEDVNFSSFGNTELQPSDNYNLDLKYEYYFGGNQLISITGFYKKILNPINRIQVNSAANQLSYINSGKEADVAGVEVEIRKDVFKANKESSQKELTFGLNASYLYSRQDLTDNSTNFTNTEDMLEGASPFVINSDLTYNYETQGFDLLSSLVLNYFSDRIFSLGVQQQGNIVETGIPTLDFINQTSLGENWGLNLKIQNMLDPEFTLTQDDLNGNTNTINNFRKGITFSLGVSYKL from the coding sequence ATGAAGAATTATTTATTTATCGTAAGCGTAATTATTTTAAGTATCACAATGCAAGCACAAGACGAAACTACCGGCACAATTGCCGGGAAATTATCCGATAATGAGGTGGAGGGCCAACCGCTACCTTTTGCGAATGTAATAATTAAAGAAACCAATAAAGGAACCACTTCAGATTTTGATGGGCTTTACTCTTTAAAAAATATCGAACCTGGCACTTACACCGTAGAATTTAGTTTTGTAGGTTATGAAACCTTACAAATACCAAATGTAGAAGTTATAGCGGGAAAAGTTACAGAAATAAATACCGGACTTGGAGCAAGCGCAGCTGCTTTAGATGAAGTTGTTATTTCAACAGTTTCAAGACAGGATTCTGAAGTTGCTTTACTTTTAGAACAAAAAGGAGCCATTCAAATCAAAGAAAGTATCGGCGCCCAGGAATTGGCTAGAAAGGGTGTAGGAGATGCACAAGGGGCTGTAAACAAAATGGCAGGTGTAAGTAAGCAGGAAGGAGTTAAAAATGTTTTTGTAAGAGGTCTTGGGGACAGATACAACTCTACTACCTTAAACGGTTTGCCATTACCTTCTGAGGATCCTGAATATAAAAATATAGCCTTAGAATTCTTCGATTCGAATATAATAAGAAGTGTAGGTATAAATAAAACCTTTCAAACCGATGTATATGGAGATTTTGCCGGAGCCAACCTTAACATCAATTCTAAGGAACTTTATGGAGCTGAAGATATCCAGGTAAGTATAGGTTCCAGCGTAAATTCACTAGCAGTGACTAGAAATGATTTTCAAAAGGTAGATGGTGCAAATTGGTTTGGCTATGGTATGAAAAACACAAGCCCAATTTCAAGCCTTGAAAATTATAATTTTGACAACAACTGGGCTACATCAAATTATTCCACACCCATCAATACGAGCGCGACTATACAATTAGGGAAAAAATTTAAGATTGGCGAAAATAATCTAAAAACCATGTTTGTTGCCTCTATGAAAAATGATTACAGCTTTAGGGAAGGCAACACCAAGGTTGTAAATGCCCAGGGCTTACCATTAAGAGACCTGGATTTTCAAACTTACTTATATGATGTTACCCAAATTCTTATGGGGAATGCAAGTTATGAATTCAATAAAAATAAAATAAGTTTCAACTCTCTTTATATTCATAGTAATTCCCAGAGTGTAGGCACTTACTTTGGTCAGTCTGCAAATATTTCTGAAGAAACAGATGATGCGGCTTATATAAAAAGACAACAAGTAAACGACAATAATATTTTTGTAAATCAATTGTTAACCACTTTCTCGTTAACTGAAGATTTAGAATTAGAGGCTAATGTTGGTTACAATATTACCCGGGCAGATGAACCAGACAGAAGACAGAACACCTTTGTATATAACGAAACCAACCAAAATTATCGAGTAGCTGTAGGAACTCCAGGCTATAATCTTAGGTTCTTTTCTGAGCTTAAGGAAGATGAAGTTGTTGGTCACTTAAACCTTGCCTATGGTTTAGGGTCTAAAAATGAAGATGGCATTAGCCCGGCTCAAATTAATTTGGGGTATGATTATAGAAATACCGATCGCAATTTCGAATTTCTACAATTTAATCACGATTTCCCGACCCCCGCATTAATAAATATAGAAAATCCAGATTTACTTTTTAACCAGGAAAACCTTAGCGACGGGACCTTTAGGTTAGTTACCAACAGTGGTTTCGGGGATGCTTTTAATCCATTAGACCCCTTTTTCTATGAAGGTGAGAAAGATATACACGCTGCCTACCTAAATGGAAATTTTTCATTTAGTGATTCTTTTATAGTTAGTGCCGGATTGAGGGTAGAGAATGTAAAACAATACGTAAACTGGAACACCAACATTTCCAGTAGCGAGAACCAACTCAATGTAGACCCATCAACTTTAGACGAAACATATTTTTTACCCAGTATAACCAGCAGGTACAGTTTTAATGAAAACAGTATATTACGATTGGTAGGAAGTAAAACATATACATTTCCTCAATTTAAAGAAGTTGCCCCTTTTTTATATGAAGATGTTAATTTCTCAAGTTTTGGTAATACTGAATTGCAACCTTCAGATAATTACAACCTTGATTTAAAATATGAATATTATTTTGGAGGAAACCAGTTAATCTCCATTACTGGTTTTTACAAAAAAATACTCAATCCTATAAATAGAATACAGGTTAATTCTGCTGCTAATCAACTATCCTACATAAACTCTGGGAAAGAAGCCGATGTGGCCGGGGTAGAAGTTGAAATAAGAAAGGATGTTTTTAAGGCCAACAAGGAATCTTCACAGAAAGAATTAACCTTTGGACTTAACGCATCCTACTTATATTCCAGACAGGACCTTACAGATAACTCTACAAATTTCACCAATACCGAAGATATGTTGGAGGGAGCTTCTCCTTTCGTAATTAATTCAGACCTCACCTATAATTATGAGACACAAGGTTTTGATTTATTATCCTCTTTAGTGCTCAACTATTTTAGTGACCGAATATTTTCTTTAGGGGTACAACAACAGGGAAATATAGTGGAAACAGGCATTCCAACTTTAGATTTTATAAACCAAACAAGTTTAGGGGAAAACTGGGGGTTAAATTTAAAAATTCAGAATATGCTTGATCCAGAGTTTACATTAACTCAAGATGACCTTAACGGCAACACAAACACCATCAACAACTTTCGAAAAGGCATAACATTCAGCCTAGGAGTAAGCTATAAACTTTAA
- a CDS encoding response regulator transcription factor, which translates to MKKKDIKILLVDDEPDILEIVGYNLSAEGYQVITADNGADGVKLAKKKKPQLIILDVMMPEMDGIEACAQIRKLPELEETIIAFLTARGEDYSQMAGFDAGADDYITKPIKPKVLVSKVKALLRRFKDDTASSNVVKIKDLIINRDEYKVIKDGEEIILPRKEFELLSLLTSKPGKVFKREDILDSVWGAEVIVGGRTIDVHIRKLREKIGDESFKTVKGVGYKFVV; encoded by the coding sequence ATGAAAAAAAAGGACATTAAAATTCTACTCGTAGACGATGAGCCAGATATCCTGGAAATTGTTGGGTATAACCTTTCTGCTGAAGGCTACCAGGTAATTACAGCAGATAATGGTGCAGATGGAGTTAAGCTCGCTAAAAAGAAAAAGCCGCAACTTATTATCCTTGATGTAATGATGCCAGAAATGGACGGGATTGAAGCTTGTGCGCAAATAAGAAAACTACCAGAACTAGAGGAGACGATTATAGCTTTTCTTACTGCCCGTGGAGAAGATTACTCACAAATGGCAGGTTTTGATGCCGGTGCTGACGATTATATTACCAAACCTATTAAACCAAAGGTATTGGTTAGCAAAGTAAAGGCATTATTGAGAAGATTTAAAGACGATACCGCTTCTTCTAATGTGGTGAAAATAAAAGACCTTATAATAAACCGCGATGAGTATAAGGTAATTAAAGACGGAGAAGAAATTATTTTACCAAGAAAAGAGTTTGAACTACTTTCATTGCTAACTTCAAAACCAGGAAAAGTCTTTAAAAGAGAAGATATTTTGGATAGTGTGTGGGGAGCCGAAGTAATTGTGGGAGGCCGCACCATAGATGTGCATATTAGAAAACTTAGAGAGAAAATAGGCGATGAATCTTTTAAAACAGTTAAAGGAGTAGGTTATAAGTTTGTTGTTTAA